From a region of the Thermosulfurimonas sp. F29 genome:
- a CDS encoding sulfite exporter TauE/SafE family protein: MDFLKITFPVSGVETWVFLPPLITFFLAFFGVMGGITGAFLLLPVQFSILHYTSPGVSATNLLYNLFTIPPALWRYWKEDRLNVPLSLIMIGGVVPGMFLGYLLRIHFLASPKRFRFLVGFVLLYLSFRVFRSLGRRGSPLASGNSFRVEIVSAGWRHIYFRFGGREYGISVPLVATVSTVVGIVGGAYGIGGGAILAPFLVSILGLPVHAVSGTTLATTLTASIFGIVFYTFGPGAGAATRPDPLLAALFGAGGLLGAYWGARLQKRIPERPIKWGLFFATAAASLKYLVGYFIFHR; encoded by the coding sequence ATGGACTTTTTGAAGATCACCTTCCCCGTTTCCGGAGTGGAAACCTGGGTCTTTCTACCACCTCTAATCACCTTTTTTCTCGCCTTTTTTGGGGTCATGGGGGGAATAACCGGAGCCTTTTTGCTTCTTCCCGTTCAATTTTCCATCCTGCATTATACCTCTCCCGGGGTCTCGGCCACCAACCTCTTATACAACCTGTTTACCATCCCTCCGGCCTTATGGCGTTACTGGAAGGAGGATCGATTAAATGTACCGCTGAGTTTGATCATGATCGGCGGTGTGGTGCCCGGAATGTTCCTGGGCTACCTCCTGCGGATTCATTTTCTGGCCTCGCCGAAGAGATTCCGCTTCCTGGTGGGGTTCGTTCTTCTCTACCTGTCTTTCAGGGTCTTTCGAAGTCTGGGCCGGCGGGGGTCGCCTCTTGCCTCGGGGAATTCTTTCAGGGTGGAGATCGTCTCTGCGGGATGGAGGCATATCTATTTCCGTTTTGGCGGAAGGGAATACGGAATATCCGTACCCCTGGTGGCCACGGTAAGTACGGTAGTGGGGATTGTAGGAGGGGCTTACGGGATCGGCGGAGGGGCCATCCTGGCCCCCTTCCTGGTTTCCATCCTGGGTCTTCCCGTACACGCGGTATCCGGGACCACCCTGGCCACCACCCTGACGGCCTCTATTTTCGGCATCGTGTTTTACACTTTTGGCCCCGGAGCCGGGGCGGCTACCCGTCCCGACCCCCTACTGGCCGCTCTTTTTGGAGCGGGGGGTCTCCTGGGGGCTTACTGGGGCGCCAGGTTGCAAAAACGCATTCCGGAACGCCCCATTAAGTGGGGACTCTTTTTTGCCACGGCGGCGGCCTCCCTCAAATATCTGGTAGGCTACTTTATTTTCCACCGTTAA